One window of Sphingobacteriales bacterium genomic DNA carries:
- a CDS encoding IS1634 family transposase, which yields MQDKLLITWSAKRAAKDARDRERQIQKAKVKLDNGADLQNKKGANRFLKMAESTNTKAAEIDQERIDEDAKWDGYYGIQYSKTDMTNEEVLANYHQLWKIEESFRVLKTTLSTRPIFHWTPKRIKGHFMTCFLAFMLERTVELTLKFANINLSPCSIKEELNQMQLSELTIDDKKYLLKGADTALTNKILSAFRIPPFKDLTPAN from the coding sequence TTGCAAGATAAACTCCTAATTACTTGGAGTGCCAAAAGGGCAGCCAAAGACGCAAGAGACAGGGAAAGACAAATACAAAAAGCAAAAGTCAAATTAGACAACGGAGCGGACTTGCAAAACAAAAAGGGGGCTAACCGATTCCTGAAAATGGCGGAGAGTACCAATACAAAAGCTGCTGAAATAGACCAAGAACGAATAGATGAAGATGCAAAATGGGATGGTTACTACGGCATACAGTATAGTAAAACGGATATGACGAACGAAGAAGTCTTGGCAAACTACCATCAATTATGGAAAATAGAAGAAAGTTTCCGGGTATTGAAGACCACCCTATCCACTCGACCAATTTTTCATTGGACACCCAAAAGGATAAAAGGACATTTCATGACCTGTTTTTTAGCATTCATGCTCGAACGGACGGTGGAACTAACCCTAAAGTTTGCAAACATCAACTTAAGTCCATGCAGTATTAAAGAAGAACTCAATCAAATGCAATTGTCTGAACTAACAATTGATGATAAAAAGTACTTGCTGAAAGGTGCTGACACAGCATTAACCAACAAAATCCTTTCGGCATTTCGTATCCCTCCGTTCAAAGACTTAACTCCAGCGAACTAA
- a CDS encoding sigma-70 family RNA polymerase sigma factor produces MTLQLFGDRVLIRMYRSGDDRALSELIRRYKDKIYTSILLFVKDEVLAEDVFQDTFIKVIETLKRGKYSEEGKFLPWVLRIAYNLCVDHYRKTKRTPTITNADGQDIFKVLKFAEETAEDRMERNETVGKVRGLIESLPAEQKEVVILRHYADLSFKDIAAITDVSINTALGRMRYALINMRKMVEEKQIVL; encoded by the coding sequence ATGACTTTGCAATTATTTGGCGATAGAGTGCTGATTCGGATGTACCGTTCAGGCGATGACAGGGCTTTGTCCGAATTGATCCGCCGCTACAAGGACAAAATCTATACCTCTATTCTCCTCTTTGTGAAAGACGAGGTGCTTGCTGAAGATGTGTTTCAGGATACCTTTATCAAGGTAATTGAAACCTTAAAACGAGGCAAGTACTCTGAAGAAGGCAAGTTTTTGCCTTGGGTGTTGCGTATTGCCTATAATCTTTGTGTGGACCATTACCGCAAAACCAAGCGCACTCCAACGATCACCAATGCAGACGGGCAAGATATTTTTAAGGTGCTCAAGTTTGCAGAAGAGACCGCCGAAGACAGAATGGAACGCAATGAAACCGTTGGCAAAGTGCGGGGCTTAATCGAGAGTTTGCCGGCCGAACAAAAAGAGGTGGTCATTCTTCGTCATTATGCCGATTTGAGTTTTAAGGACATTGCCGCTATTACAGATGTCAGTATCAACACCGCTTTGGGAAGAATGCGGTATGCACTGATCAATATGCGAAAAATGGTAGAAGAAAAACAAATTGTTCTCTGA
- the uvrA gene encoding excinuclease ABC subunit UvrA encodes MYVRPENLLTHQFEDLDPRYFIIIKGARQHNLKNVDVAIPRNRLVVVTGVSGSGKSTLTIDTLYAEGQRRYVESLSSYARQFLTRMNKPDVDYIKGISPAIAVEQKVVTRTSRSTVGTLTEIYDYLRLLYARIGRTYSPISGEPVRKDEVSDVTDYIFSLPAGTLVQMFIPLHLHSQAKDGVKKEFDLLLRKGFTRIQYGGQLLNIEDTDPEQIEINMPDLKILIDRLVVKPDDYDIQTRAADSVNIAFFEGHGECILITGNGETKRFSNRFERDGLSFDEPNAHFFNFNSPYGACPVCEGFGQVIGVDENRVFPDKNLSVYEGAIAPWHGEKMKAWKDELILHSHKFDFPIHRAIADLTPQEYQLLWTGNEYFEGLDQFFRFLEEQSFKIHYRIMMAKYRGRTVCRNCQGSRLRPDAQYIKIGGKAITGLVNLPIKEVKAFFEQLELNDHDKVVSSRILMEINNRLKVMTEIGLGYLTLNRVSATLSGGETQRINLTRSLGSNLTNSMYILDEPSIGLHSKDTEKLIEVLKQLRNLGNTVIIVEHDEEIMRAADYLIDMGPLAGHLGGEVIFDGAPKELPNYPESLTAQYLLGTKTVSLPGKKRVPNRFIVIEQARQHNLKNITARFPLQAITVVTGVSGSGKTTLIKNILYPALKLTLKEPADIPGIFGKLSGELSEISRIELIDQNPLGKSSRSNPITYIKAYDSIRDLFAHLPMSKARGFQPKHFSFNVEGGRCESCQGDGETVVEMQFLADVHLTCEDCNGKRFKQEVLDVEYKGKSVYDVLEMSVDEALIFFGDLKDISGKLKPLADVGLGYVKLGQSSSTLSGGEAQRVKLASFLSKGRSQTPILFIFDEPSTGLHFNDINKLLQSFNSLVENGHTIVVVEHNLDIVKCADWVIDLGPDGGDEGGYLLFEGPPEELQHCAKSYTAKYLKVKYEMEGGGGSV; translated from the coding sequence ATGTACGTTCGACCCGAAAACCTACTTACTCATCAATTCGAAGACCTGGATCCCCGATACTTTATTATTATAAAAGGTGCCCGTCAGCATAATCTTAAAAATGTGGATGTCGCCATTCCTCGAAACCGTTTAGTGGTGGTTACGGGTGTTTCGGGAAGCGGTAAATCTACCCTTACCATTGATACGCTTTATGCCGAAGGGCAACGTCGCTATGTTGAAAGCCTTTCTTCTTATGCAAGGCAGTTCCTGACCCGGATGAATAAACCTGATGTGGACTATATAAAAGGTATTAGCCCGGCTATTGCGGTAGAACAAAAGGTGGTTACCCGCACTTCCCGGTCAACGGTAGGAACTTTGACTGAAATTTACGATTACCTGCGATTGCTATATGCGAGAATAGGACGCACATATTCCCCAATTTCGGGCGAACCGGTCAGAAAAGATGAGGTTTCTGATGTAACTGATTATATATTTTCACTTCCTGCCGGCACTTTGGTTCAGATGTTCATTCCTTTGCATCTTCATTCTCAGGCAAAAGACGGGGTTAAAAAAGAATTTGATCTCCTGCTTAGAAAAGGGTTTACCCGGATTCAATACGGTGGACAATTACTTAATATAGAAGATACCGACCCCGAGCAGATAGAAATTAATATGCCGGATCTAAAAATCTTAATAGACAGATTGGTAGTAAAACCGGACGATTACGACATACAGACAAGAGCTGCCGATTCGGTCAATATCGCTTTTTTTGAAGGACATGGAGAATGTATTCTTATAACCGGAAATGGCGAAACCAAACGTTTTTCCAACCGTTTTGAGCGGGACGGCCTGAGTTTTGACGAACCCAATGCACACTTTTTCAATTTCAACAGCCCTTATGGTGCTTGTCCGGTTTGTGAGGGGTTTGGACAAGTAATTGGGGTTGACGAAAACAGAGTCTTTCCTGATAAAAACCTTTCGGTCTATGAAGGAGCTATCGCCCCCTGGCATGGTGAAAAAATGAAAGCGTGGAAGGATGAATTGATTTTGCATAGCCATAAATTTGATTTCCCGATCCACCGCGCCATTGCCGACCTCACACCACAGGAATATCAATTATTATGGACCGGAAACGAATATTTTGAAGGGTTAGATCAGTTTTTCAGATTTTTGGAGGAACAATCGTTTAAAATACACTACCGCATCATGATGGCAAAATACCGGGGAAGAACGGTTTGCCGCAACTGCCAGGGAAGCCGTCTGAGGCCTGATGCACAATACATCAAAATAGGAGGCAAAGCAATTACCGGCTTGGTGAACCTGCCAATAAAAGAGGTAAAAGCCTTTTTTGAACAATTAGAACTTAACGATCACGACAAAGTGGTCAGCAGTAGAATCCTGATGGAAATAAACAACCGGTTAAAGGTAATGACCGAAATAGGGTTGGGATATCTGACGCTCAACCGGGTTTCTGCAACTTTATCAGGCGGAGAAACTCAACGCATTAACCTGACCCGCTCTTTGGGAAGCAACCTGACCAATTCTATGTATATCCTGGACGAACCCAGTATCGGGCTTCATTCAAAAGATACGGAAAAACTGATTGAAGTTTTGAAACAATTGCGAAATCTCGGCAATACAGTAATTATTGTAGAGCATGACGAAGAAATTATGCGCGCCGCAGACTATTTGATTGACATGGGTCCATTAGCCGGTCATTTAGGAGGTGAGGTGATCTTTGACGGAGCGCCAAAGGAATTGCCCAATTATCCCGAGAGTCTGACGGCTCAATATTTATTAGGAACAAAAACTGTTTCATTGCCCGGTAAAAAAAGGGTGCCTAACCGGTTTATTGTCATTGAACAAGCCCGGCAACATAATCTTAAAAACATCACCGCACGTTTTCCGCTTCAGGCAATTACCGTTGTTACAGGAGTAAGCGGGTCGGGAAAAACTACCTTAATCAAAAACATTCTTTACCCTGCGCTAAAGCTAACCCTGAAAGAACCGGCCGATATTCCGGGTATTTTTGGAAAACTGAGTGGGGAGTTGTCCGAAATTTCGCGCATCGAACTTATTGACCAAAACCCTTTGGGCAAATCTTCGCGCTCCAACCCGATTACCTATATTAAAGCGTATGACTCGATCAGGGATTTGTTTGCCCATCTTCCTATGTCAAAAGCCAGAGGTTTTCAACCCAAGCATTTTTCGTTTAATGTTGAAGGCGGGCGCTGCGAATCTTGTCAGGGAGATGGTGAAACCGTTGTGGAAATGCAGTTTTTGGCAGATGTGCATCTGACTTGCGAAGATTGCAATGGCAAACGGTTTAAACAAGAGGTCTTGGACGTGGAATATAAGGGTAAGTCTGTTTACGATGTGCTGGAAATGAGTGTTGATGAAGCATTGATTTTTTTCGGAGACCTGAAAGACATCAGCGGCAAACTAAAGCCCCTTGCAGATGTTGGTTTGGGTTATGTTAAATTAGGACAATCATCCAGTACTTTAAGTGGAGGAGAAGCACAACGGGTAAAATTGGCTTCCTTTCTAAGTAAAGGAAGATCTCAAACCCCCATCTTATTTATTTTCGACGAACCCTCAACCGGATTACATTTCAACGACATCAATAAACTGTTGCAGTCATTTAATTCTTTGGTAGAAAACGGGCATACCATCGTTGTGGTAGAACACAATCTCGATATTGTAAAATGTGCCGATTGGGTGATAGATTTAGGACCTGACGGAGGTGATGAAGGAGGCTATTTATTATTTGAAGGCCCGCCCGAAGAACTGCAACATTGCGCGAAATCTT